In Runella sp. SP2, the genomic window CGCACGAAGCTGTCCCGTCCGACTTGCGACAACGTACGCGGTAATTGTGGTACTGGCCATCCACCATCTGCGTTGGAGTCACACTGCCGTAATCACCACCATCCACCGAATAAAGCAATACCTCTCCCACACCGCAGGTCGCATTGAACGTTAGCACGTTGCCCTCGATATTACATATATCTTTCGTCTCACCTGCATTCACACTCACTCCATCCGCTACCAACAACACATTTTGGGGTGTTGATGCGCGGTAATTAATCGTCAATTCAATCGGACTCGTGTACGTGCTTGGACAACTTGCATCGCACGCCGCTTGGTAGCGGTGGGGTTGGTTATTGGATGGCTGGGCAACTGGGGCTGTCGTTGACCAGTCGCTCCATGTACCACTACCTACTTGCACTCGCCAGACGGGATTTCCCACCACGCACAAACCCGAAACCGTAAACTGTAAACCGTTAACGGGATTTGCATCCGTATCGCAGAACGTCTGGCTGTTGCCTTCATTCAAGGTTTGTTGGAGCGTTGACAAAGTAATCACTGGTTTGGTCTGAACCTGCACCACCGCACTGCCACTCTGAGATTGTGAGCAGTTCACATCGCTCACACTTACCAACGTATAATTATATACGCCTTCTGCGCTACTCGATTGACTCACCGTCGCAGTCGAACTACCGCCTGTCGTCGTCACGGTCTGTACTGTTCCTCCGTTCAACTGATAGCTGAACGTGTAGGGGGCTGTTCCGTTGCTCCCTGTAAACGTTAGTATTGACCCTGCCCCGCCTTTACAAGCGGTAGTCGTGCCACTTATCGTCGCCAAGGGCAACGAAAAGTAGGCTACCACAGCGCTACTCGTCATATTGCTCGTACAAGCGGTGGCCATTTTTGTTGCCAATACGGTATAAGTACCCGTACTTGCTTGACTACCGAACGAAATTGTACTTCCTGTTCCTGTTGCAGCACTTCCAATGGCTTCATTGTCTTTCTTTAATTGATAGGTGACCCCCGATTCTGAACCACTTAACCCTACCAATACTCCTGCTCCACCTTGGCAGAAATTACCTCCTCCAGTAACACTAAAAGCTGTGGGGGCTGATTTCACAATAACCATCTGATTACTAATCATCATAGCTTCGCAACCTCCCGTTGCAGTAGCGGCTCCGACCGTATAGACTCCCGCGACAGTCTGCAAGCCAAACGAAATCGCACTGCCCGTCCCTGCTACTATACTGCCTACGTTGCTACCATCTTTCTTCAATTGGTAATTCACCCCCGTTTGGGAACTCGCTAAACCGATAGGCACCCCTGCTTCGCCTGGGCAAAAAGGGCCGCCGCCTGTCACATTGTAAGCCGTTGGCAAACTAATCACCGTTACATCAACACTCCCTGTCATGGCTTGCGTACATGTGGTAGCTGTTGGTGGGGCTCCTGCTCCTACGCCAATGCGCGCTGGACTTGCCCCTGCTTTCGAGGCTTCCACTGTGTAAGTGCCTCCACCCGTCTGCAAACCAAACGAAAGCGCACTGCCTGTACCTGCTACGGCACTTCCTACATTGGCACCGCCTTTCTTCAATTGGTAACTTACACCAGATTCAGAACCACTCAAGCCAACTGATACCCCTGTTCCACCAGAACAATAGCTACCTCCTCCTGTGACTGCAAATGTTGTTGGCAAAGCTATGACACTCACAACTGCATTGCCTCCCATGGTCGAAGTACAACCTCCTGTTGCTGTGGTTGCTACTACAGTATAAGTACCTGCTTCTGTTTGGTTACCAAAAGAAATAACATTACCCGTTCCTGCTACCGAACTTCCCACATTATTACCACCTTTCTTCAATTGGTAATTCACCCCCGTTTGGGAACTCGCCAAACCTACTTCAGAACCTGCACTGCCTGCACAATATGGCCCACCACCTGTGACGTTAAACGAACTTGGAAGGCTAATCACCGTTACATCAACACTCCCTGTCATGGCTTGCGTACACGTGGTAGCTGTTGGTGGGGCTCCTGCTCCTACGCCAATGCGCGCTGGACTTACCCCCGCTTTCGAGGCTTCCACTGTGTAAGTGCCTCCACCCGTCTGCAAACCAAACGAAAGCGCGCTGCCTGTACCTGCTACGGCACTTCCTACATTGGCACCGCCTTTCTTCAATTGGTAACTTACACCAGATTCAGAACCACTCAAGCCAACTGATAGCCCTGTTCCACCAGAACAATAGCTGCCTCCTCCTGTGACTGCAAATGTTGTTGGCAAAGCTATGACACTCACAACTGCATTGCCTCCCATGGTCGAAGTACAACCTCCTGTTGCTGTGGTTGCTACTACAGTATAAGTACCAGCTTCTGTTTGGTTACCAAAAGAAATAACATTACCTGTTCCTGCTACCGAACTTCCCACATTATTACCACCTTTCTTCAATTGGTAATTCACCCCCGTTTGGGAACTCGCCAAACCTACTTCAGAACCTGCACTGCCTGCACAGTAAGGACCACCGCCTGTGACGTTAAACGAACTTGGAAGGCTAATAACTGATACTATCGCACTACCCGTCATGGTAACAGAACAACCGCCCGCTACTCGGGTAGCCACTACTGTGTAAGTTCCTGCATCAGAGATATTTTCAAACGTAAGTCCAGCACCCGTTCCTGCGTTGGGAGAACCAACGTTATTGCTACCATTTTTCAATTGATAATTAATTCCCGTTTCTGAATTGCTCAAAGAAATCGTAAAGTTACCCGTTCCACCAGCGCAATAACTTCCACCGCCTGATACGGTAAACGTGTTTGGATTCACGCAAGGGCAAGCAGCCAAGTCGATTGTAATGTCAATCTCTTCGCAAATATTACTTCCCCAGCCCACAGTAGGGGGTACTTGAGCTGTAGAAAGTGCTTCATATATAATTTCAGTACGGTCGCCCACTTCTCCAGAAACCAAAAACCAGCTTTGGTCTGCTTGAAAAATAGAGTACCCGCCTCTAGTATAGGTTGGGCGACCATTATAATCACTTCCTTTGGTATAATTTCCACTTACACCCGTACACTCCGTTGTAATACACAAAGCCGCGGGAGCCGCATTTACCGTCATCGTGAGCTCATTACTTGTAGCTGTCGAAGGTGAGGCGCAGGCATCGCTACTGGTCATCACCACCTTGATTTTATCTCCGTTTGCTAAGGTAGCGTCCGAGTAGGTCGCACTATTGGTTCCAACATTAGTATCATTCTTCTTCCACTGATAGGAAGGAGTTGTACCGCCATTGGTAGGGGTAGCTGTAAAAGTGACGCTTGTTCCTGCATAGATGCTATTATCCGCGTCACTAGATGCAATAGACACCGATGGACTGACCGCTGCATTCTCAGTAACCACTGCACTCCCCGTCATCGTAGCCGTACAGCTGCCGCTTGTCCTAGTGGCTACTACCGTATATGTCCCTGCGGTTTGATTGCCAAAAGTAATGGGAGAACCCGTTGTACCACTCACTGGAGAACCAACATTAGCATTACTGGCATTTTTTAATTGGTACGTGACTCCTGTTTCTGAGTTCGACAATCCAACCGTTACACCAGCACCACCTGCACAATATGAGCCTGTACCCGTGACATTGTAAGCCGTAGGATTCGTACATGAGGCTTGCGTTGTTATCGTAAATGGACCGTTTATAATCTGACAGTTATTGTTTGGATCAGTATTCACCCATCCTGTGGTTGGTGGTTGAGCCGAATTAGTAGTATTGTAATATAGAATGTCAGTTCCTGAATTGTTTAAATCTATTACCCAACGCGACGTACTACTCATCCAATAAATATCTAATCGTGCAGGGTCATATACACCTGCTACATAAAATACATCTGAATGAGCCATCTTAGTATAACGCGGCTTATCATTAGTCGTACCGTTTAGAGTTAAAATGGCTGTATTTGATATACAAGCCCCTGAAATCGTATAGGAAGAAGGTACAGTTGTCACCGACATCGTAAGCTCATTACTTGTAGCTGTCGAAGGTGAGGCACAGGCATCGCTACTGGTCATCACCACCTTAATTTTATCTCCGTTTGCTAAGGTAGCGTCCGAGTAGGTCGCACTATTAGTTCCTACATTAGTATCATTCTTCTTCCACTGATAGGAAGGAGTTGTACCGCCATTGGTAGGGGTAGCTGTAAAAGTGACTGAGGTGCCTATGGGGATAGCCCCACTGGGACTTCCATTAACTGATACACTAGGCGTGACGGTTGTTGCAGTAAGAGAACCACACCCGCCCCCAAGTACAATTGCACTACCGTATTCTTCATCTACTATCCAATTAGTGCTTGCACAAGGAAGAGTATTGATATTCCCGCTTGAATTATAAGCTGCTACGTAATTTGCACCTACATGAAGAATTTCCCAACGATTATTAGGAGCGCCAGACCATCGAAGGACATAAGTTTGTCCTAAACTTGTAACAGACCATTTGGGGGCACCATTAAGCGAACCATCAGGAGTGTACGTTACTGCAGCATAAGAAGGCCCACTAAATCCATAAGTTCCCCCTACGTTTGGAGGAAACGATACTGTGATATTACTGGGAGTAAACGTACAAGTCGCAGCTGCTCTTGTCGAGGAAGTGGGAGATTGTTGAGTTGTAGTCTGAGCTTGTGCCATGCCTAATAAGCAGCAAAATACCAGATACCAAAATACACGCAAGTAAAATTTAGACATAGTTAAAAAATGAGAATAAAACAATTTTTTAAGAAAAAATATATACTATTTGTACAAAATATATCCAACAAATATATGTCTATTAAGAGCAGATATACAAGAAGAAAAAGCCGCAATCCATGAACTACCTTTTTTCGTACACTAAACCCTTCTAATCGTACACTAAATATCTAGCCAGTATTGAAATGAACGAACGTCTCAGCCTTCCAAACCCAATAACACAAAAAGGCACCGAAGTCTATCGGTGCCTTTTTGTGAATAAATAACTCTAAAATTGTCTGAAGCTAATCTTATTTAAAGCTTAATAATTTTTAGAGTGCTTTGGGTAAGTTCTGATTTTACCTGCAAGAAGTACATACCCGTCGGCAACTCACTTACCCCAAACTCTTCTTGATGCGTGTTCGTTTCGGGCACAAATTGACGACGCAACACCTCACGGCCTGTAGCATCAGTCAACGAAGTTTGCACTACTTGACCTTTACTTTCTTGCACTCTCAAGCGAAGCACGTTGGTGACGGGGTTGGGTAGAACTGTGGCAAACTCTAAAGCAGAATGCTGCCCACCCTCAACAGTAAACGGTAAACCCGAAACTCTCGCAGCGCCCACACCAATGCCATCTTTCGACTGGATTCTGAACCAGTATTCTTGATAAGCCAACACGTTGCCTTGCGGTTTACGCGTCGAGGGATAAATGCTGCCCCAGCCTTTCATATCCCAATAACGAATACCCAATTTGTACAAACCTTTCGGTAACCCTGCATCATATACGTTAGCACCTGCACCATTGTCTTGGTAAAAACCATACGCAGGGTGATTCTGACCGTACAATTCCGTCCAGCCTTCGCGGTTGGCGTACATGAAGTAAGGCGCATTGTTCTCGTGCGTGTTAAATGAGCGGACTAAGCCTGTCTCTGGTGTCGCCAACATGTCAAACGTCATCGATCCGTTAGACCCTAATCCACAAGTTTCTACGTTGATCGTCCAATAACGAGGTGCCATTTTATTCGCATTTTCGACGTAATACAAAGTCGGATTTTGCTGCGTGCTTTGCTCCAACTCAGGGCCGCCGTCTCTGGTAATGAACTGACTCGCCCACGCCGCGCGGTCGTTGGCTTTTACCGCTGATTTACTCTCACCGATATTTATCAACGTCAGCTCAAATGACTTCCAACTCACCTCTTTTACCGAACTCACCGCACTTTGGCAACCATTTGGCGACACACAACGTACCGAATAACCTTGTTTAGTCACATTTATAAATGACACTTTAAAGCTACTCTCGGTTACGCCCGTATTCCACAATGCGGTTGTACCCACTGGACAGGTCGTCGAAACTGTCACCTCTGTTCCCGTACATACAAGTTCCGAGCTTACGTTGACCACAGGCGCTACATTGACAGGTACAATCGTAAACGTCACCACGTTACTTTTTTCACTCAAACAGCCACCTGCAGCTTGGCAACGCGCATAATACGACGTCGTTTCACTTGGTGTTTGACTTGGTAAAGTTGATATCACTGCATCGGTCGCAGCATTGTACCAAACTGTCGTCAAATTGCCACAGTTTGTTGTTCCACTGAAAGCTACTGCCGTGCCACAACCATTGGTTACGTTCAAACTTGCCACAGGAACTTGTGATAAATTCGTAATTCGCAAGCGTATGACACCCGACTCGCTCTCTACACACGACGCGGTTCCGTCTGATTTGCGGCAACGTACGCGGTAATTGTGGTACTGACCATCTACTTGTTGTACGGGAAGAATACTGCTGTAGTCTCCGCCGTCCACCGAATAAAGAAGCATTTCTCCTGCGGCACAAGTCGCGTTGAACACAAGGGCATTGCCTTCGATGTTACAAACTTCTTTGGTTTCTCCAACGTTCACCGTTGTCCCATCAGCCACCAACGACACATTCTGTGGAATGGAAGCGCGGTAGTTGATTTTCACTTCGATTGGACTGGTGTACGTCATTAGACAACTAGCGTCGCAAGCAGCTTGGTAACGGTGGGGTTGGTTATTGGACAATTGGGAAACTGGGGCATTGGGTGACCATTCGCTCCATGCACCATTTCCAACTTGACTGCGCCAAACAGGCAAACCAGTAACACACGCACCCGTAACACTAAACTGTAAACTATTAACAGGATTTGCGTCTGTATCACAAAGTTCACGGTTATTCCCTTCATTTAAGGTTTGTTGAAGGGTTGATAAAGTGACTGTTGGTTTGACATGAATCAGGACTACTGCCGTGGCCGAATTTGCCTGCGAACATACACCGCTTTTGATTACTGCACGGTAATAGGTCGTTTGGGTTAAATTATTTGCAGTCAACTGATTAGTTGTATTCACAATATCAATCACACCGTTGAAGTCGGCGTTTGAAGACGATTGCCATTTTTGAATTGTTCCCACTTGGCCTGACAATGTCAATACCGTGCTGTTGCTACCCGTACAAACGGCCGTAGAACCTGCAATGCTACCTCCTACCGAAACGGGATCCACCGTTACCGTTGCCACCGAAGAAAACACCGCTTCGCATACGCCACTTTTGACCATTGCCCGATAATAGGTCGTTTGGTTTAGATTCGTAGCCGTGAAACTGGTTGTCGTGTTGGCAATATCAACAGGACTCGCAAAGTCAGCAGTCAATGACGACTGCCATTTTTGAACATCGCCTACTTTACCTGACAAGGTCAATGCCGTTGAGTTCGTCACTGCACAAACTGTAGTTGAACCTGCAATGCTCCCGCCCACGTTGACAGGGTCAACCGTCACAGTGGCCGTCGAAGAAAACGCGGCTTCACATACGCCACTTTTCACGATTGCTCGGTAATAGGTCGTTTGCGTTAAGTTGCTCGCGGTTAAGCTGGTCGTTGTATTGGTAATGTCAGTAGGATTAGCGAAATCAGCGGTCAGTGACGACTGCCATTTTTGAACATCACCTACTTTACCTGACAACGTTAGGGTTGTTGAGTTCGTACCTGTACAAACGGTAGCCGAACCACCAATGCTACCACCTACCGTAACAGGATTCACCGTTACAGTTGCCGTTGCCGAGTTAACGGCATCACATACGCCACTTTTTACCACTGCTCGGTAATAAGTCGTTTGCGTTAGGTTTGTCGCGACGAAGCTTGTTGTTGTATTCACAATATCAGTAGGATTAGCAAAATCAGCCGTCAATGAAGATTGCCATTTCTGAACGTCCCCTACTTTGTCTGACAAGGTCAATGTCGTTGTGTTCGTTCCTGAACAAACCGTAGCCGAACCTGCAATACTTCCACCTACCGAAACAGGATTCACCGTTACGGTTGCAGTTGAAGAAAACGCGGCTTCACATACGCCACTTTTCACTACTGCACGATAATAAGTCGTTTGCGTTAAGTTGCTCGCCGTTAGACTCGTCGTCGTGTTGGCAATGTCAACGACACTCGCAAAATCAGCCGTTAATGACGACTGCCATTTTTGAACATCCCCTACTTTCCCTGACAACGTTAATGTAGTCGAGTTTGTCCCTGAACATACCGTGGCCGAACCTGCAAGGCTACCACCTACCGTCACGGGGCTTACCGCTACGGTAGCCGTAGCCGAATTAACGGCATCACATACCCCACTTTTTACCACCGCCCGATAGTAAGTCGTTTGCGTTAAGTTAGTTACGGTTAAGCTCGTCGTTGTATTGGCAATGTCAATAGGCGTGGCAAAATCAGAAGTCAACGACGACTGCCATTTTTGAACGTCACCCACTTTGTCCGTCAAACTCAATGTCGTCGAGTTTGTTCCTGAACAAACGGCTGCACCCGCAATAGTGCCACCCACCGAAACAGGATTCACCGTCACGGTCGCGGTAGCAGAATTAGTGGCGTCACATACACCACTTTTTACCACTACCCGATAATAAGTCGTTTGCGTTAAGTTAGTCGCGGTAAAGCTGGTTGTTGTGTTGGTAATATCAACAGGACTCGCAAAATCAGAGGTCAGCGACGACTGCCATTTTTGAATAGTTCCTACCTGGTTTGATAGCGTTAATGCCGTCGAATTTGTCCCCGAACAAACCGTGGCCGAGCCCGCAAGGCTACCACCTACGTTGGCAGGGTCAACAGTCACGGTTGCCGTCGAAGAAAACGCGGCTTCACATGCCCCACTTTTTACCACTGCCCGATAATAGGTCGTTTGCGTTAAGTTGCTTGCGGTTAAGCTAGTCGTTGTATTGCTAATGTCCGTAGGATTCGCAAAATCAGCGGTCAACGACGACTGCCATTTTTGAACATCACCCACTTTATCTGCCAAGGTCAATGTGGTCGAATTCGTACCCGTACATACCGTAGCCGAGCCTGAAACAGTACCTCCTACCGTGACTGGGTTGACCGTTACGGTAGCAGTGGCAGAAAATGCGGCTGCACACATACCGCTTTGTACTACCGCCCGATAATAGGTCGTTTGGGTTAAATTGGTTGCGGTTAGGCTAGTCGTTGTATTGGTAATGTCTGTTGGACTAGCAAAATCAGAAGTCAACGAAGACTGCCATTTTTGAACCGTCCCTACCTGATTTGACAACGTTAGCGTTGTTGAATTTGTACCTGTACAAACTGACTGTGCGCCCGTGATTGTACCGCCCACCGAAGCAGGGGTAACGGTAATCGTGGCTGACGCTTCAGCCGAACAACCCTGATCATTTGACACTGTCACGGTATATGTACCCCCTACGGCAACATTGATAACTGCTGAATTTTGGCCTGTACTCCACGAATACGCCGTTCCTCCAGAGGCGGTTAAGATAGCGCTAGTACCTTCACAAATCGTACCGTCGTTGGCAGTACCCGAATTTTCGGTTATTGTCACCATGGCTGGAGTGGCACATTTTTCACCACCTCCACTTCCTCCCAATAAGGAGGTAGCTTGGTACTCTGCGTAATAATCACCACGTAAGGTATTTCCAAGCACCCAACTGCTGGTTGAAGCTGGCGAACCATTTTGCAAAATACTAGCTGTTGGAATGTCCGCTACCCGCGCATGAGCCGCCCCGCTTGTTGCGTGGTAAAAAAACAATCGGTTAAGTCCCGTCAACGCAGGCAGGTTTTTCAAAATAGTTAAATGCGTATTTATGTTATCATAATCGCGTTGTCGGAAGTAATACCGCACGCCTACGTTACCACTGGGCTGTGTAGTTGGGTTTACATTCCAGCTACGTGACATAATGACGGCACCGTTCGGATTCGTAATAAACCCTTGCCCTTTGTTGACAAAATAGTTGCTTGACGATTCTTTCAACGACACGGCGTTGTCTGGAACGCTGGCACCCGTACCACCTAATTTCAACGATAACAAACGTTTTCCATTACAACTACAGTAGTGGGTCCATCCGTCGCTATCGGTGTGGGAGTTGCTAGACGTATGGGTTTCCTCTGCGGTTGGAAGCTGCGACTCGTCAGAACAATGAAACTTAATGTTATTGTTGCCCACAAAATCATCCATGTTGACGGGCGACTGATCCGAGTTATTAAAGGTTTTGTGGCGCGTACCATGGTAATGTTTAAATTCCAAATCAGCGTCTGGTTCTGCAAGAGGATCTATACCCGCTTGAGCACTAGGCGAATCGGTACAACCATACAATTCTAAGGCTTTCAACCACGCTAATTGGTCGCTGTTGCGAAAAACATTGTACCAATGCGTATGATTACGGAACAAAGACTGGTCATAAAAAGCCGAATTGAGCATATCTGCGGTATGCAACCAAGGGCGTGGAATTCCTGCGGCATCATAGAGCCCCGACCATTTTTCTTCTTTATTGACCATTGAGCTGTGGCGATAACCGAGCCAGTAACGTTGTACCCCATTGCTTGGCTCAACGTGCAAGTAGTTGGGAGATGGGTCAAAAGTTTGACCTGGCAAAAGACTACCTATCCCCAATAATTCATCCGCTTCCAACATTCGACCACCATTGGCATAAAGTTCGGAAAAATTGATATTAGAAAAACGTCCCTTTAACCACTGATAAATTTCTCTGGCTCTCCAAGTATCACCCATGTGGTAATTATTTCGCAAACCAGGGGTATCGGCTCCTGCTACTGGGTCCAAGGCAACTACGTTGATGGTAGCCGCGCTGCCTAACACCGTGTTGAGTACGCCATTAAATTCCGCAAATTGGGAATCATTTTCTAGCGCTTTTTTTATTCCGTATAAAAAGGAAGAAATACCTACGGCAGACCCACGGCTATGGCCTGAAATCACAATACGATCGTAACCTTTCAGGTTGTAGCGCCGAAGCACGCGCATCACGTTGGCAGCCGCCGTGTAGGAATCTTCATCTTCGTAACCAGCCGTTACGCTACCATCGTAGTCCATGTCAACCCCAAAGAAATAACGATACATACCGCCCCCGAAATTGTCATTTTTAAACACTTTCGCACGGGAGTAAAAGGTAGTAGGAAACGGATTGAAAGCATCAAAGCCCTCATACCGATTTACCTCTTCTCCCTCTTGGTACCTCAGGTTGTCTTGGTTGTAGGAAGTATTATCCGTATTATCTCCTCCTACTCCCTTAATGAAAACCATCTGGTCGGCATTCACTTTTGTAGCAAAGCGTTGCAACTGAAACTCTAGGGATTTCCCCGAGCCGTTGTAGTAGATAAGCAAGGTTTTATTATTTCCTGGCAAATTATCGTCAGGTACAATTCGGATTGAAGAAGCACGGTCGTTGGGGCCTCCTACAAAGTTCACAGTACCTCTAAAGTCAATCGGGTAGCCTCCAAAATCGCTATTGTTATAGAGGAGTGCCTTATAACCTGGAGCAATTTCCATAGAGCTAACGTTGTCGTTACCAACTCCAGTAGCCAATGAGGCGAAGTTATAATCGCCCTCGCCAATGTGTTGCGTCCGTCCCGAAAGGTTAGCATCCGAATAAAGTGTCACAATTTTGGGTGCTGCCAACAGTTCCCATTCTAAACTCAAACCGTAACGTGCACCGCTGCCTGACCATTCAATATCCAAATAATTATACCCCAAATTCATTTTAGAGGGGTCAATCGTCACCGTAGTGGAAGTAGAAGCTGGGTGATCATCATCGTTGGTGAGGCAATCGTCGTTGTAGTCATTGTCACCACCACAGGCATCTTCTTCCCAAGCATCTATGTTCATGTCAAACTTAAAAGGGGAAGCGGCCGAGGTCGTTGAAAAGTTGCCTGATTGCATATATCTGCCATCACCAACCATCCGTTGCCATCCGCAGGGTTTGTCATCACCGACATTAACAGTCTGCGAAAACGATAAACCATTGCTAGTTCTTACCTTGTAGCGAGGGTCAGGGTTTTCACCCGAAAAGTTACAGCCCCCACCGTCGTCATTGATCCGATACCAGCCTATGCGTAGATTATAAATGTAAAACGTGGTATTTGCTGCTCTGGCCGCTTTCAGCTGCTTTGCGGCGGCAGGCATATCCCTGTTTAAAACCTGCGTGGCAGGAACGTGTGCTACCTTGATTACCTGATTGGGATCTATGTCATCAGAACCTTCTCTTGGAGCGTACGTTACAACTGCCTTGCGGGCACTTTTTTCGGCAAGGAGGGCGGCTTCGTAAGCCACATTCTGAGGGCTTGCCGCAAAATGTACCTGCGTCGAATGGCCTTCATTGTCCACCCAACCTGTGCTCGGCGGGCCTTGCTCATTGCCTGGAGCACGGTAGTATTTCGGCCCTCCCGACAAATTTTTATCGGTATTTAACCACCACGTTCCTTTGCCGTCGTAGTTCACCTCATAATCGCCTGAGGTATGCGTATAGCGAGGCTGGCCAAGTCTATTTACCCCATTCAATTCATACACACCATTTACAATAGTGTGTACTGAACCTGAAAAAGTAAATGATTTAGTAAGTTTTTGTTGCCCCTCACTTTGGGCTTTAAGGTCAATAACGTAGCAGCACGCTGCTAGGAATAGCGCGTAAATAAAATTTTTCATACGTAGGAAATAGTAAGATTAAATTTTCTCCTGAATAGGCGTTATTAGTGAGTTATCCAGTTCTGTATAAGACCAGGGAGGCGTATAGACCACGCCCAAGGCAGGTCTAAAGACTTGATGAGTTAGGAAGATTTGGTAAACGAGCTTCATAATTGTTTTGCATTAAATTTGAAGCTACAAATAAATAGCAAAAAAAAACCAAAAGATATAAGGGTTAACCCTTATTTTTCTTATTTCATTATTCTACTTAGCGTAGCGATTTATGCTATTGATCTGTATTTATTTATGGAAAAAAATTGCGTACAAATAAATACATAAATACCTGTTTATCAAACCAATAAAAACAAAAAAACGACCCCAAGTCCCCTACTATCTTTTACCCTTTCAATGAAATACCGAATGTCTTTTAAAGAAGTGGTGGCCTTGTATTATATTTGTTGGTTACTATCCACCAAAGCGTTCATGAAAAAAACTGGACTTTTATTTATCCTCTTTCTCTGTGTCAGATTCGACATTTTATCCCAAACCTCACCGAGCTTTGATGAACTCGCAGCCGCCTTCAAACAAGCAAACTCAGACACCGCGAAACTGCGGATTTTGTTTTCCGAAAAGCCGACAAAATATACCGATAGAGCCGATGAGTTGCTACCACTTTACAAGGAGGGTTACCAATTGGCAAAAAAGCACAACGACAAAGCAAACCGCTTTAAAGCTGTTCATTACACCGCACTTACCTATCTGTACGGCAAAGTCGATGAGTCAACGGCCTTTCAGTGGTTGCAAAAAGCGTTGGTAGAAGCCGAAAATGCCCAAAATAACCTGTTTATTGGCTGGGTTTATTACGCCATGG contains:
- a CDS encoding T9SS type A sorting domain-containing protein — protein: MAQAQTTTQQSPTSSTRAAATCTFTPSNITVSFPPNVGGTYGFSGPSYAAVTYTPDGSLNGAPKWSVTSLGQTYVLRWSGAPNNRWEILHVGANYVAAYNSSGNINTLPCASTNWIVDEEYGSAIVLGGGCGSLTATTVTPSVSVNGSPSGAIPIGTSVTFTATPTNGGTTPSYQWKKNDTNVGTNSATYSDATLANGDKIKVVMTSSDACASPSTATSNELTMSVTTVPSSYTISGACISNTAILTLNGTTNDKPRYTKMAHSDVFYVAGVYDPARLDIYWMSSTSRWVIDLNNSGTDILYYNTTNSAQPPTTGWVNTDPNNNCQIINGPFTITTQASCTNPTAYNVTGTGSYCAGGAGVTVGLSNSETGVTYQLKNASNANVGSPVSGTTGSPITFGNQTAGTYTVVATRTSGSCTATMTGSAVVTENAAVSPSVSIASSDADNSIYAGTSVTFTATPTNGGTTPSYQWKKNDTNVGTNSATYSDATLANGDKIKVVMTSSDACASPSTATSNELTMTVNAAPAALCITTECTGVSGNYTKGSDYNGRPTYTRGGYSIFQADQSWFLVSGEVGDRTEIIYEALSTAQVPPTVGWGSNICEEIDITIDLAACPCVNPNTFTVSGGGSYCAGGTGNFTISLSNSETGINYQLKNGSNNVGSPNAGTGAGLTFENISDAGTYTVVATRVAGGCSVTMTGSAIVSVISLPSSFNVTGGGPYCAGSAGSEVGLASSQTGVNYQLKKGGNNVGSSVAGTGNVISFGNQTEAGTYTVVATTATGGCTSTMGGNAVVSVIALPTTFAVTGGGSYCSGGTGLSVGLSGSESGVSYQLKKGGANVGSAVAGTGSALSFGLQTGGGTYTVEASKAGVSPARIGVGAGAPPTATTCTQAMTGSVDVTVISLPSSFNVTGGGPYCAGSAGSEVGLASSQTGVNYQLKKGGNNVGSSVAGTGNVISFGNQTEAGTYTVVATTATGGCTSTMGGNAVVSVIALPTTFAVTGGGSYCSGGTGVSVGLSGSESGVSYQLKKGGANVGSAVAGTGSALSFGLQTGGGTYTVEASKAGASPARIGVGAGAPPTATTCTQAMTGSVDVTVISLPTAYNVTGGGPFCPGEAGVPIGLASSQTGVNYQLKKDGSNVGSIVAGTGSAISFGLQTVAGVYTVGAATATGGCEAMMISNQMVIVKSAPTAFSVTGGGNFCQGGAGVLVGLSGSESGVTYQLKKDNEAIGSAATGTGSTISFGSQASTGTYTVLATKMATACTSNMTSSAVVAYFSLPLATISGTTTACKGGAGSILTFTGSNGTAPYTFSYQLNGGTVQTVTTTGGSSTATVSQSSSAEGVYNYTLVSVSDVNCSQSQSGSAVVQVQTKPVITLSTLQQTLNEGNSQTFCDTDANPVNGLQFTVSGLCVVGNPVWRVQVGSGTWSDWSTTAPVAQPSNNQPHRYQAACDASCPSTYTSPIELTINYRASTPQNVLLVADGVSVNAGETKDICNIEGNVLTFNATCGVGEVLLYSVDGGDYGSVTPTQMVDGQYHNYRVRCRKSDGTASCVETESGVMRIRLTSMSMVPLASLNVTSGCGLATSFIGTSNCGSMSTIWYNAVTNEALAGLPSQTPSETTSYYVRCQATGGCMSAKSNVVTYTVASVSEVPVVVVSADVVCTGVDVTVSTSCPAGSSALWNTGVTEPSFVVSFANVTKQSYSVRCVYANGCQSSVSATKEVMWKAFELTIINIGESKSGIKTNSRSAWANQFVTPDGGPSLDQSTQENPTLYFSENLNKTAPRYWTIHVDACSLGESGSLTYDLLAVPETGVVRSYNTHENSAPYFMFANRSGYTELYAQNHPLYGFYESNGAGSNVYDEGFPKGLYKLGIRYWDMKGWGSIYPSTRKPQGNVLAYQEYWFRIQSKDGIGVGAARVSGLPFTVEGGQHSALEFATVLPNPVTNVLRLRVQESKGQVVQTSLTDATGREVLRRQFVPETNTHQEEFGVSELPTGMYFLQILTPDKQATLKVVKVK